The genomic window CTTCGTCTTCCGGCACCTTCAGGTCGCCGGAGAGCTTCACGTCGCTGACGGTGTACTTCTCGCCTTCGTTGACGTTGACGGTGATGTAGACGTGCTTCTTGTCCGGGGTGATCGACACCTGGGTGGAGGCGATATCCATGTGGATGTAGCCGCGGTCCAGGTAGTAGGAACGCAGACGCTCCAGGTCGCCGGAGAGCTTCTCGCGGGAGTACTTGTCGTCGTTCTTGAAGAAGGACAGCCAGTTGGTGGTCTTCAGTTCGAACAGGTCGGTCAGGTCTTCTTCGGAGAAGACGGTGTTGCCCACCACGTTGACATGGGCGATGGCCGCCACGGTGCCTTCGTTGATGTTGATCTTCAGCGCGACGCGGTTACGCGGCTGCGGCACCACTTCGGTTTCGATCTCGGCGGAGTAGCGGCCCTGGGCCACGTACTGGCGCTGCAGTTCGTTGCGCACGCCTTCGAGGGTCGCACGCTGGAAGATCTCGCCTTCGGACAGGCCGGACTGCTTCAGGCCCTTCATCAGGTCTTCGGTGGTGATGGCCTTGTTGCCCTCGATCTCGATGCTGGAGATGGAGGGACGCTCGACCACGTTGACGATCAGCACGTTGCCGTCGCGGCTGAGCTGGATGTCCTGGAAGAAGCCGGTCTTGAACAGCGAGCGGGTCGCTTCGACCAGGCGGCGATCGTCGATCTGCTCGCCGACGTTCAGCGGCAACGCCGCGAACACGCTGCCGGCAGACACGCGCTGCAGGCCGTTGACCCGGATATCGGAAACAGTGAAGGACTCGGCGTGAACCTGGGCGATCATCAGCGCGGAAAGGGCCGCGGGAAGCAGAAAGCGTTTCATGGAGTCCTTTTAATTCCAACTGACAAATAAAGAATCTGCCGCAAGTGGCGGCAGATCCGAAATCCAACGGGCGGTTACAGTCGACTCAGATCGTTGACCAGGGCCAACAACATGACCCCGACTACCAGGCTGATGCCAATTTGCATCCCCCAAGCCTGGACCCGCTCCGACAGTGGGCGACCGCGCACCCACTCGACCATGTAGAACAGCAGATGCCCGCCATCGAGGACAGGAATCGGCAACAGGTTGAGAACCCCCAAACTGATGCTCAGATAGGCGAGGAAATGCAGAAAATCCCCTACGCCGGACTGGGCTGAAGCGCCCGCCACTTTAGCAATGGTTATCGGCCCGCTCAAGTTTTTTACCGAGAGCTGCCCGAGCACCATTTTCTTTAGAGAATCCAGAGTTAGCAGGCTCATGGACCAGGTTCGGGAGAGCGCCTGGCCCACCGCCGCCACCGGCCCGTAGCTCACTTCGCGGAGCATTTCCGGCGGCCACTGCCCGCCAGCGACGCCCGCGCCCAGGTAGCCGGTGCGGGCTTTGCCCTCCCCTTTGGCCGCCAGGGTCAGGGCCAGCTCCTCGCGCTGGCCGGCGCGTTCGATGCCCAGGGTTACCTTGCCCTCCGGCAGCGCGCGGACACGCGAAACCACTTCTTGCCAATCCGTGACCGATTGACCATCCAGAGTGACGATCCGGTCACCGATCTGCAGCCCGGCGGCCTTGGCCGGGCCTTTGTCGTCCAGTTCGGCGATCACCGCCGGCACGGCGGGCCGCCAGGGCTGGATGCCCAGGCCGCCGATGGGATCGGGGTTTTCTTCGTTCTTCAGCCAGGCACTGATGCGCACCTGGTGCACGGCCGGCACGGTGGAGCCCTGCTCCAGCACCGAGACGCTCAACTCGCCGGTTTCGCCCAGGCGGCGCACCAGCTGCAGATTGACGCCACTCCAGCCGTCAACGGCCTCGCCGTCCACCGCGACCACTTCCTGGCCGGCCACGAGCCCAGCTTGCGCCGCCGGACT from Pseudomonas sp. GCEP-101 includes these protein-coding regions:
- the rseP gene encoding RIP metalloprotease RseP gives rise to the protein MSAVYMVVGLIVALGVLVTFHEFGHFWVARRCGVKVLRFSVGFGTPLVRWHDRRGTEFVVAAIPLGGYVKMLDEREGEVPAELLDQAFNRKSVFQRIAIVAAGPVANFLLAILFFWVLAMLGSQQIKPIIGSVVADSPAAQAGLVAGQEVVAVDGEAVDGWSGVNLQLVRRLGETGELSVSVLEQGSTVPAVHQVRISAWLKNEENPDPIGGLGIQPWRPAVPAVIAELDDKGPAKAAGLQIGDRIVTLDGQSVTDWQEVVSRVRALPEGKVTLGIERAGQREELALTLAAKGEGKARTGYLGAGVAGGQWPPEMLREVSYGPVAAVGQALSRTWSMSLLTLDSLKKMVLGQLSVKNLSGPITIAKVAGASAQSGVGDFLHFLAYLSISLGVLNLLPIPVLDGGHLLFYMVEWVRGRPLSERVQAWGMQIGISLVVGVMLLALVNDLSRL